A genomic window from Streptomyces sp. HUAS YS2 includes:
- a CDS encoding FAD-dependent oxidoreductase, translating into MTVTRSGPLPGAGDDSAPAVYDVAVVGAGVVGCAIARELARHRLRVAIVEASGDVGDGTSKANTAILHTGFDAVPGSLESRLVRDGQARLLAYAAETGIPVEPVGALLIAWDEEQLAALPRLAEKAARNGCHDTRPVGPTELRRLEPRLGAGALGALSVPGEAIVCPWTTTLAYATQAVLSGVDLHLDCRVEKVRQGDPHRLVTPRGVLRARHLVNAAGLHADTFDALLGHHDFTVTPRRGQLIVYDKFARGLVRHILLPVPGRLGKGVLVSPTVYGNVLLGPTAEDLDDRTATGSTAEGLAALRAQGRRILPALVEEEVTAVYAGLRAATEHDDYRITAHPRQRYVTVGGIRSTGLTASMAIAAHVVGLLADGGLELGPERPLAPVRMPNLGEAFTRPYEDAALIARDPEYGRLVCHCERVSRGEIRDALDSVVPPATLDGLRRRTRARGGRCQGVACGAAVRAQFEEARR; encoded by the coding sequence ATGACGGTGACGCGATCCGGGCCGTTGCCGGGCGCGGGGGACGACTCGGCGCCAGCGGTGTACGACGTGGCGGTCGTCGGCGCCGGGGTGGTCGGCTGCGCGATCGCGCGCGAGCTTGCCCGCCACCGCCTGCGCGTCGCGATCGTCGAGGCGTCCGGCGATGTCGGCGACGGCACCTCGAAGGCCAACACCGCGATCCTGCACACCGGTTTCGACGCGGTGCCCGGTTCGCTGGAGTCCCGGCTCGTACGGGACGGACAGGCCCGGCTGCTCGCGTACGCGGCCGAGACGGGCATTCCCGTCGAGCCGGTCGGCGCGCTCCTGATCGCATGGGACGAGGAGCAGCTCGCCGCGCTGCCCCGGCTCGCCGAGAAGGCCGCACGCAACGGCTGTCACGACACCCGGCCGGTCGGCCCCACCGAGCTGCGCAGGCTCGAACCCCGCCTCGGCGCCGGCGCCCTGGGGGCGCTCTCCGTGCCGGGCGAGGCGATCGTCTGTCCGTGGACGACGACGCTCGCGTACGCCACCCAGGCCGTGCTCTCCGGCGTGGACCTGCACCTCGACTGCCGGGTGGAGAAGGTCCGCCAGGGCGACCCGCACCGCCTGGTGACCCCGCGCGGAGTGCTGCGCGCCCGGCACCTCGTGAACGCGGCCGGGCTGCACGCGGACACGTTCGACGCGCTGCTCGGTCACCACGACTTCACGGTGACCCCGCGGCGCGGCCAGCTGATCGTGTACGACAAGTTCGCGCGCGGCCTGGTCCGGCACATCCTGCTCCCGGTGCCCGGCCGGCTCGGCAAGGGTGTGCTGGTGTCCCCGACGGTGTACGGCAACGTCCTCCTCGGCCCGACCGCCGAGGACCTGGACGACCGGACCGCCACCGGATCGACCGCGGAGGGGCTCGCCGCACTGCGCGCGCAGGGCCGGCGGATCCTCCCGGCTCTGGTCGAGGAGGAGGTCACGGCCGTCTACGCGGGCCTGCGGGCGGCCACGGAGCACGACGACTACCGGATCACCGCGCACCCCCGGCAGCGGTACGTGACGGTGGGCGGGATCCGCTCCACCGGCCTGACCGCGTCGATGGCGATCGCCGCCCACGTGGTCGGCCTGCTGGCCGACGGCGGCCTGGAGCTGGGACCTGAACGCCCCCTCGCCCCGGTGCGCATGCCGAACCTCGGCGAGGCGTTCACCCGCCCGTACGAGGACGCCGCGCTGATCGCCCGGGACCCGGAGTACGGGCGGCTGGTCTGCCACTGCGAGCGCGTCTCGCGCGGCGAGATCAGGGACGCGCTGGACTCCGTCGTCCCGCCCGCCACGCTCGACGGCCTGCGGCGGCGCACCCGCGCCCGGGGCGGCCGCTGCCAGGGCGTCGCCTGCGGGGCGGCGGTGCGGGCGCAGTTCGAGGAGGCACGGCGGTGA